DNA sequence from the Devosia lacusdianchii genome:
GATGCTGCGGTCGACACCGTCGGTAACGCCGCGGCCGAGACCATCGATTCGATCGTGGCTGCTGTCGGCGGATCACGAACCACGCCGGCTGCCCAGGGCGCGGCGCCGATCCCGGCGTTGCCGATGATGGCGGCGACCAGCGCTCAGCCGATGCCGGCGCCCGTACAGGTCGCTTCGCTCGAGCCAATGGCCCCGCCGCAGCCGGTCACCGCGATCCAGCAGCAGCCAGTGGCGAACCAGCAGATGGCCGCGACTACGGTAGCGCCCGCCAATAATGTGCAACTGGTCAGTCAGATCCAGCGCGGCCTGGCCAGCCTCGGCTTCTACCATGGCTCGATCGACGGACACCCCGGCGACGCGACGGCCAAAGCGATCCGCGAGTTCGAGAACTTCCACAGCTATCGGGTGACCGGGCAGATAAAGCCTGACCTGGTCGGCCTGCTGCGCGATGCCGGCGCATCCATCTAGGTGGGCCTGCTTCGCACCGATATCTGGTGCAGCGCTTTCGTCAGGCGCCATAACGACCTGGGCAATATGTGCGTGGTGGCACGCCGCGGCGACCTGATCGCCGGGCAGGTGTTCGTCGAGGTCGATCACCTTGATGGCACGATATCCCTCTTTACCCCGGCGCCCATGGCGAGCCGCAAGGACGATGCCGATCTGGTGTTCCAGCGGCGCTTCGCACGCGCGGAACCCGCCAAGGTGCGGGAGAGAATCGCCCGCGAGATCGATTTTGATCCTGACCTGTGGGTGATCAGCCTCGATCTGAGGGGCGATGATCCGGGGATAGAGGTGGTGAGCTAAGCCACCTCAGCCGGCGCGCTTGATGCCGATGCGGGCCAAGGCCTCG
Encoded proteins:
- a CDS encoding DUF1491 family protein, with the translated sequence MGLLRTDIWCSAFVRRHNDLGNMCVVARRGDLIAGQVFVEVDHLDGTISLFTPAPMASRKDDADLVFQRRFARAEPAKVRERIAREIDFDPDLWVISLDLRGDDPGIEVVS